The Brassica oleracea var. oleracea cultivar TO1000 chromosome C7, BOL, whole genome shotgun sequence sequence ATTTGATTCCCCCACGATTTTAAAGTATCTTGAGCCAACTACGGGTGATTTGTTTAAGGCCAGATACGCGGATTGTCATTTCAATGAATCCGAACTTCTAACATTAGGGAGAAATAGCAGTAAAATGGTAAAAGAAATTTTATGGAATCAAACATCCATATCTTGGCAAGATCCTCGAACTCAAAAATGTGTTCTAGAAGTTCAAAAGATCATTCATTTACAAAAACTAGCTAATCAATTACCAGATTCCTTTGCTGAACCGAAAAGTGTGACTAAGTCATACATGCCAGCTGCTAATGCACCAATAAGAATTGATGTTCAAGAGGGACACAATCAAGTTGCTACAGAGTCTAGACAACGTGTGAAACGTGGTAGACCAATAGGTTCCGAAGATAAGAACCCTCGGAAAACAAAGAAAGGTGCAGAAAATGAAAACGAGGTTGTTCAGACACCAGACATGGCCGCGGCCGATCCAGCCCGTGATGTGGCCGCGTCCGACCCTACGGCTCTAGACATGGCCGGACCTGCTGCCACTGATGTGGCCGGCTCTGATGTGCCAAATAATATTGCTTGGGACGCCTTGCTTCATGGTACTGATGGTGTAGATGATAATGAGATCTCAATAAACTATGTCTTGTCTGGAAAACGGTGGAACAGAAAACATGTCGACATGGATGATATATTTGCTTATGAAGTAGCACTTATGGATAACGAGGATTATGAACCCACGTCTATATATGAATGCATGCAACGACCAGATTGGCTTAAGTGGAAAGAAGCCATAAACGTGGAGTTAGAATCATTGAAAAAAAGAGGTGTATTTGGTCCAATAATCCGGACACCTCATGATATAAAACTAGTTGGATACAAATGGGTTTTTGTGAGAAAGAAAAATGAGAAAGGCGACGTTGTGAGATACAAAGCACGACTTGTTGCACAAGGATTCTCACAAAGACCAGGAATAGACTATGAGGAGACATTCTCCCTTGTGGTGGATGCTACGACCTTCAGATTCCTAATGAGTCTGGCCATGAGAGAAGGTTTAAATTTACGGTTAATGGATGTTGTAACCGCATACTTTTATGGTCTACTGGATAATGAAATCTATATGAAAGTTCCAGAAGGTATCGAATTGAAAAACAAAGAGAGTTCTCGAGAACAACATTGTATTAAGTTGAATTAATCTCTTTATGGACTGAAACAATCCGGACGGATGTGGTACAATAGACTCAGTGAGTACCTAGCAAAAGAGGGATATAGAAATGACCCTATCAGTCCATGTATTTTCATTCAGAAATTCGAAAATCAAGGGTTCGTGATCATAGCAGTATATGTTGATGATCTGAACATCCTTGGAACCTCTAGAGAGATTTCCCAAACGGTTGAATACCTTAAGAAAGAATTTGAGATGAAAGATCTCGGAAAAATAAAATTTTGTTTGGGATTACAACTTGAGTACATAAATGATGGGATCCTTGTACATCAGATGACATACACTGAAAAGGTACTCAGGAGGTTTAACATGGCCGATTGTCATCCTCTGACCAGTCCGATGGTCGTGAGATCACTCGGCCTGGACACTAACCCATTCCATCCCAAGATGGACGATGAGGATGTCCTAGGTACCGAAATGCAATATCTCAGTGCCATAGGAGCTTTAATGTACTTGGCAACTCACACACGGCCTGATATAAGCTTTGCCGTGAACCTACTATCTAGGTTTAGTTCCTGTCCGACCCAGAGGCACTGGAATGGGATCAAACACGTTCTTCGTTACCTGCAAGGAACGAAAGACTTGGGTCTATATTATACTAACCATAACAAAGATGGTTTAGTTGGTTTTGCTGATGCTGGTTATCTATCAGATCCACATCAAGCACGATCACATACAGGATATATCTTTACACATGGAGGTACGACCATTTCATGGCGTTCCATGAAACAAACCATCGCGGCCACTTCATCTAATCACTCGAAAATCTTGGCTATACATGAGGCCAGCCGCGAGTGTGTTTGGTTGAGGTCGATGACCCAACACGTCCGAGCTGATTGTGGGATGGCCGAGAGCAAGGAGACAACCGTGATGTATAAGGACAATGCTGCGTGCATTGCTCAGCTCAAGGACAGTTACATAAAAGTGATAGGACGAAGCACATATTGCCTAAGTTCTTCTTTACTCACGAGCTTCAGAAAGCCGGTGAGGTCCAGGTCGTCCAAGTACGATCAAGTGACAATTCAGCAGACCTATTCACCAAAGCACTTCCTACCTGCACGTTCAGGAAGCTCACGCATCAGATTGGGATGCGTAGGTTGAAAGACCTCCACTGAGGTTCACATCAGGGGGAGTAGTACGTGTTGTACTCTTTTTCCTTCATCATGGTTTTGTCCCACTGGGTTTTCCTGATAAGGTTTTAATGAGGCAACATTAAGCGTATTACAATCCATGTATGGTTATAGCATCTAAGGGAGAGTGTTATAAATCAATTGATGGATGTCCATAACAGGCCCGATCTATTAAAGGCCCAAACCGCAGGAGAGAGAGAGAGGAGAGAGAGTCGACCGAGTATGAGAGAGAGAGGCGGCCAAGACTTTCCATTCTTCTAGTTTTCCTAATTCATTTATGTTTATGATTTGTAATCTTTCCTTTTATCTATCTTGTAATCCCCTATATAAAGGGAACACTTATTCATTAATAATACACAGAAACTTACAGCTCTAAATCATAAGTTTCACAACAAAAACATATTTGTCTTCCTTTCTTTTCTATGAATTCGTTGACTAGGCTTTCAAAATCAACCTTCTTTCAAAATCAACCTTTCTTAGAAGTTCTCTCTTGATAGATAAAATAACCAAATCACTCAATCTTTCTTGTGACATAGTCGAACAAAGATAAGATTTTATTAGCTTCAGCTTTGAAAAACTCCTCTCAGCAGATGCAACCGAAAATGGAATGGTCAACAATATTCGGTAAGCAATCCATGAATTTGGATACAAATCATGAACACTTTCCAAAAAGTCTAGCACTTCAATTGACTTCTTAATTCTTTATCATAAAATTTCTTTTAGAGTTTTGAGTTCAGCAAAAAGATCAATACCAACAATATTTGAATGATCACCATGAGTTAGAGAATCTTCAAGATTTGCACAAGAAACCATCAAACTATCATCAAATAAAAATCCAAATATTTTTTCATACTTCTGGAATTGTTCAAATTTTGTCCCAAGTGAGTAGGGAGCTTGGTCCATGATCTGAAGAAAGTAGTCAACTCTAAATTTCTCTTCGGGGGATAATGTCACACTTCCCTCTACATTCTCTGAATCTTCAGTACAATGTGGTTTTCTTTTCTTGCTTGGGGAACACAGCTCAAACCCCTATAAATACACAGCTTCAAGCCCATATAATGTCTTTATCTCTTATGGCCCATATTTAGCCTACTAATCTTATTATAAAGTCTTAAACTCAAGCCCATATAAATACATTATTACTTATGACTAGATTTTTTTTCCGCGCTACGCGCGGATTATGTATTTTAAATTTGTATAATTATATAATGTTTTTGTTTTATTTTATATTTAGTGTATTGTTTTTTTTCTTTTTGCATGGCTCATTTTCCCAATATTAACTTAATAAGTTATTATTTGCGTAAGTGTTTTTGGTTGGTCAGTCTCTAAATTTTCTTCAATAATTTTATTGATGTTTATTTTTTTAATATTTTAACATAATTTAGAATTAATAAATCGGAAAATGTCTTCAACATTAAAGCATATTAAGATACTTTGGATTTTTTTTATTGCTTTTTGATTTAGTTTTGATCTTTTATACTCTTGTGTGATTTTAATAATGCCTCAAAATAATTTGATTTGTACTATTTTGGTCATATTCTGAAGCTGCAAACAACATCAATAGTGGTGTTATAGTAAATTTTTGTTTCAAATATTGAAGCGAGTAATAATTTTCACATACTTTCATGGTAATTCATATTTTAAATTTAATCATATTTTTCATATGTAAATTATTGCATCAAACTGGGGAGATTTTTTTTTTATTTGACCAGTTTAACTTAATATTTTCATTGTTTTGTGCTTGGTTTATTGATATAAAATGGGGAATTTAATTTCATTTTTTTCTTTATTGTTAGACAGAGTCTTTTTTTTTGTAAAATATGTTTAATATGTAAAGCGAAAATATAATAGTACTTATCACTACAAAATAAAATATTTTAGGTTATTTTCTGTTATATTTTGTAAATTTAATAATACGATCTGTATATATGACTTTCAACATAGTTTAAAATGATCAAAAAATCATCATAAGTAAATGCATCGGAATAACAATTGTTTGATAATGCACTTCAAAGTATTATTATAGGTTTTGGAGTTTTGTTTGGAGTTGATTGTTGAATAATAGTCTCAGAACTGAGACTATTTTTATTCATTTTATGGTGCAATATTGAGTTTAATAAAAGATAATAATTTAAAACATACACCAAATAAAAAAACATGTAAAATATAATATTATATAATAATGTTCAATATTTTTAAAATAGATAAATAATGTATATGTTCAAGAAATTAAAAAGCGATTTCAAATCTTAAATAATTGAATTGGTTATTTATATCTATCTGGTTTTTAGACCGGCAAATTTAAGTAACATATCTTTTTGAAACAGAAAATAGATTAAATATTTTTTCTGTATTTTAATTTTTGTATATTGTCTGTATGTTTTTTGTTTTTTTAATTATAATCTTGATGATAATAGAGTAAATAATTTCTACTTTTTGGTGGTAGACTTATGAATGGATTAAGAATTTGCTAAATAAATACAGAGAAAAAGTAGTGTACGAACCAAGAATTTTTGGAAGAATAAATTTAGACAATACAAAAAGAAAAGAAATACGAAGCCGCAAATGAAACATGAACAACATCGCTGTTTAACAATTACGGAAAGAGAAATGTATTTGTTATGATATTTTGACAAAGTTTAAAACGTACATTTATATGTATCTTAATTTCAAAAACTTATTTTTCATTTGAGAAATTGACCTAACTGAGAGCTAATGCAACATAAAAAAAAACAATAATGATTTATGAAAATTCTATTCCCTTTCTCTGAAGCTCTATGTCAAGTCCAAACTATAGAGATAAACGACTTGTGCAATGGCCGTCGTTTTCTTTGATCTTCTTATGGAAGAAGAGACAGAGCTGAGACCCGAAAAGGACATAATCTTCTGATCTGACTTCTTATTCGTACTGGCATTGTGATGAACTGCGTTCTATGGTGAAGTTGTTTGCTTGAAATTACACTCGCTTGCTCCTCTCCATATAGCTGCAGAGAAGCAATGTTCTTAACTTTTGACATTAGATGAAGCTGTTCAAGCCCAATTCCAAGATCACCAGTTGAAGTTGTAGAAGATTTTGGTTTTTTTTCAACTCCTGAAGGGTGAAGGCACCAACTAAGGAATAAAAAGATTTCCAATTCCACATGCATAACCAAGATGATGCAAAGCACAAAAGCATACAATTAGCAAGAACTACCTTGCTCGCACCCATACACATGAAATGATTAGCAGCCTAACAAAGAAAATAAAATGCATTAGTTCATCAGTAAGAAGATCCATGTCACATTCAACAGCCGAAAATTAAACTTACCAAAACAGCATGACACAACTTCTGCTCTTCTTCCTTATTTCTTGAATTTGTTTTGTTCCTTTTCAAGTGCAAGGTGTAATGGGATCCATGAGACACTGAGAACCAATGCGGCTTTCTACGTAGATGTAATGGAATTTATCAAAGAGAAGTAGTGAAGGGAGACTGGCCTGCGGAGAGCACAAAATGCAAACCGCAATCGCTACTGAGACCGCAAAGCCTAGCTGTGTCTGTGCGATTTAAGTGCCTGAAGGCTAACTTAAAGGGACGATGAATGCAGCGAAAGAGGCATTTAAATATGAAGAGAGTAAATGTGAAAGTTACATAACTACTACAACCAAAATCTGCTGTTACGTAACTAAGTAAATTGATGTGTCGAGTTTTAACCCGATTATCTAACTGCAAGTGCACAGTAAAGTACGCAGTAGTAATGCGGGATCGAATCCACAGGGACCGATGATCACACGTAGAGTTGCAGACAAATTAATAGCTACAGCGAACGAAGATATATTTTTGATGTTTTTTATTTAATTTTCTTTAGTGTCACAAAACATAAACAAGCTGTAAAAAAAATGATTTAAACGATTTGAAAACTATTTTAAAACAAACGTTGGGCATTGGGAATTCTCAGGGATTTCTTTTTAATCAAGATACAATTAATGGCAGACACAGGGATATATTAAGAACCGTCTAGAACTCAAACACGATATTAGAATTAACCTACTTCCGTAGCGCTAATTCTCTATGTTATAGAAATCTCCACACTAACTTCCGCTGAGTTTCAATTTCTAAACAAGCATTAAGAACAGGTTCAATATGTTCACAAAGCGCAATAACATCAACTTCCGAGGGTTAAGGACACTTTGCTCATCTAAAGTATTTTCGGAAGTTCAAACAATCACTTTCGGTGCATCAAACAATCTGAAATCATGAACTAAGTGATCAATTCAGTTCAAGCAGTAAGAAATCCATTAGAAGAAGAACCAAAACGTAATCCCTTAGTCTACACACGTTTTATGAATCAAAACATCAAGAAATCCCCTATGAGAACCCCTAAACCCAACTAGATGACTACTCACACATAACTAAGCAAGAACAAAACGATTTTGATGAAGAAAACATGATAAGATTGTATTAAAACAGAGTAAAGGTTCAGAAGATCTTCTCCAAATGGTTTTGAGATGAACTCCTTTACAAATCTTCACAAATCACACCAAAACAAGTACAAAACACTCAAATCTTCTCTCTAGAACTTGTAAATCTCCTCCTTGGTCGCCCCTGGTCTTTTCTGAGTCTCAAAGGTCCAGTTCTTTTGTGAATTCTTGAGGGGAGTGGGTAAAAAGGAGTGAAAAGCTCGTTGGTGCGTGTGGAGCCCGTAGAGCGTGGGATCGGTCGATCAACATGGACCGGATCGGTCGATCTAGGGCATGAAGGCGTGGGATCGGTCGATCCACGTTGTCCGGATCGGTCGATCTGTGGCTCTGTGCGATCAATACTTCATTCGGTCCATTGTTCGGTCCATCTTGCTTCTGAATAAATCCCGAATGCGTTCTTTTCTTTCAAGCTATCTAGTAACCTGCATATTACACTTAAGAACACCAAAACGCATCAAATAGACCAAAACATTAATTAAAACCGACCATTTAATTNNNNNNNNNNNNNNNNNNNNNNNNNNNNNNNNNNNNNNNNNNNNNNNNNNNNNNNNNNNNNNNNNNNNNNNNNNNNNNNNNNNNNNNNNNNNNNNNNNNNNNNNNNNNNNNNNNNNNNNNNNNNNNNNNNNNNNNNNNNNNNNNNNNNNNNNNNNNNNNNNNNNNNNNNNNNNNNNNNNNNNNNNNNNNNNNNNNNNNNNNNNNNNNNNNNNNNNNNNNNNNNNNNNNNNNNNNNNNNNNNNNNNNNNNNNNNNNNNNNNNNNNNNNNNNNNNNNNNNNNNNNNNNNNNNNNNNNNNNNNNNNNNNNNNNNNNNNNNNNNNNNNNNNNNNNNNNNNNNNNNNNNNNNNNNNNNNNNNNNNNNNNNNNNNNNNNNNNNNNNNNNNNNNNNNNNNNNNNNNNNNNNNNNNNNNNNNNNNNNNNNNNNNNNNNNNNNNNNNNNNNNNNNNNNNNNNNNNNNNNNNNNNNNNNNNNNNNNNNNNNNNNNNNNNNNNNNNNNNNNNNNNNNNNNNNNNNNNNNNNNNNNNNNNNNNNNNNNNNNNNNNNNNNNNNNNNNNNNNNNNNNNNNNNNNNNNNNNNNNNNNNNNNNNNNNNNNNNNNNNNNNNNNNNNNNNNNNNNNNNNNNNNNNNNNNNNNNNNNNNNNNNNNNNNNNNNNNNNNNNNNNNNNNNNNNNNNNNNNNNNNNNNNNNNNNNNNNNNNNNNNNNNNNNNNNNNNNNNNNNNNNNNNNNNNNNNNNNNNNNNNNNNNNNNNNNNNNNNNNNNNNNNNAAGCTCGGTACATAAGAAGCCAACCACAAAGCGAGAGCTACTTCCTGAGACTTCAATCTCTAATTTACCCGGTCCATACAGACACCGCTCTGGAGTTTGCAATACCTTAATTCACACACATAATCTTATAAAGATTCTCTGTACATAGCAAAAAAGTATCAAAACTGCATCCTAAGAGATCAAGAAACTTGACACTGACCAAAGATATTCAGAAAGCCTGCCTCCAATAGCACTGCTTGAGTTCTAAGAGCCTCATCGAACCAACAACCCACGTCGGATCTAAATGGAGACGTTATACATTTAGAGGCCAACCTAAATCAAAACACAGAACTAATGTAAGGTCAAATGCTTTCAAAAATCAACTGACCCAATGTGTGACCAAAGTGAAGATTACACTCGACATGGGTTGCCGCAGTATCTCGAGGAAGGATCGAAGTCGAAGGCGTCGTAACAGGCCTGAGCCATTTCGCCGTAACGGATCAGCTCCGATCTGAGAACCGGGTCCATCGGGTCCGTTAACCCGGCCCAATCGTCTTCTCTTTGAATCTTACGCCACATGTCTCTTAGCCTCCTCTCTTCATCGGTTTTCTTATCGCGCCGGCAGAAATCCTCCGCAGTATGCCACTGTTAATCCTTGCCGTTCACGCTCGAGCATGGAGATGACGGCGGATAAAGAAGCCTCGTTGGTTCTAGAGAGAGAAGCTTTCATAGCTACTCGGGATCTTTTCTCCGGGAGATGAATGAACGAAGGTTTAGAGGAGCTGGTGGTTGTTAGCCATGGATGCGGTGGGTTTTGATTTCCAGAATGTGGAGTCGTTGACAAAGAGACGGGAATACTCTAGATAGGGTGATGCTTGGGGATTTAGGGATTTGAAGTGGAGAGTGAGACAGACAGACTATAATTAAAGGATGCATTGAGACGAAAAGAAAGGTGAAGAGACGATTGGTTTCAAATCATCCGCTTCGCAATGAATAAATAGGACAGATTGAGCTGGCAACTTAAAGCTTTGTGATAGGTTGATTTTTTGTGCTTATGTGGACAGCATGAGAGGAGCTCTTATTCAACTTTTAGTATTGTATTGATTATTAGTATTAGTATTTACTATTTACTAAATATATGCTATTAACTGTTTTTTTGAAAAATTGATGCCCTATGCGGATGTTTCTTTTGGAGGCAAGGGAAGCACGGTCCAAGCAACCAGACTGACCAAATGCAATGCTCTGGTCCCAATATCAAAGCCTCAGGCAAAATATGAGACTTATACTCCGGCGACAAATTTACCGAAGTCTTTTTTACTATTTTAGATTAAGAAGAATGAATTTGTGCGCCAACATTTGCTAATCAATAACAAATTCTCTTCAACATGTGATAAGTAGAAGTGATTTGTCAACCAACATAACCAAAACCTCCATACCATGTTTAGATTTGTCTCTTTCTGTACTTCAAATTTTATTGTTTATTCATTTTTTTGTGGATTCTATCCAAAAATATTACACTGATTGCTGATTTTTGCAGCTATGTTTCTAGTTGAAAACTCAACCCTATATGGTTGAATTCTTCGTGTTCTAAATGCCATTATCTCTATGTCGTTTTACAAAATTTCAAGTGTACCTACTTTATTTTCTATATTATTATTTTAAATGACATTCTGATTCTATATAACCAAATGTTATCTGATTCTCTTGTTTCACAACATTACACTCTTATCAATATACATTTCTGAATCTCTTCTTCTCTCTTTCTCTATTTTTTTGATAAAGAAAATATTATTTTATTTTGTAAATATAATATTCATTCACCGCAGGACACGAACCCCACTCCCTTTCTCAGGTACAAATTTATTAAATTATTAAAGATTTTTCAGCTTGATATAAACATTTCCAAACTATAATGGTATGTTTTAATGTATATAACTGTTAATTGTAAATATATATACAGATTTATATTTAATTCATTAATTTTAATTAAATATACCTATTTGTATATATGAAAAAGTGTATTTGATACAAATGTACTCTGAACAATTTTATATAAGCTGTACTATATATAATGTATATATACTAAAATTACATAAGTTAAAACTTAAAGGAGTTAATAGATAAATATATTTTTGAATTTTAGTAACTAAAAAATAAAAACTAAAAAAATCAATCATTTATAAATTTGTTGTTTTGTTTGTTTACTAAAAACTGTATCCACTTTTTCAAAAAATTAAATATGCTGTAGTCATATAAAATATATATATAGTTGTTTGTTGTTTCTTAATGAAAATAAAACTTTACAAAATGAATAATAGTTTTCAACAATTAATATATTCTTTATTTTAAAATACATAATATAAATTGTTATGACATTTTGTTCTTTATTTACTACTACAAATGAACAGTAGATTGCAGAACCCACGTTCAATTTGTGGTAGAGGCCATGCTCGTGCTGGATCAATAACTCGTGGTAGTGGTTCGAGAAATTGGAATGGAAGATCATCATAAAATCATGAAGAATTAACAAGCGGTGATGGTCAGACAAATAATCTAAGTTACTTTTTAAAAGTAAATTTATTTTGTCTATGTTAA is a genomic window containing:
- the LOC106304825 gene encoding phospholipase A1-Ibeta2, chloroplastic-like, producing MWRKIQREDDWAGLTDPMDPVLRSELIRYGEMAQACYDAFDFDPSSRYCGNPCRVLASKCITSPFRSDVGCWFDEALRTQAVLLEAGFLNIFGIANSRAVSVWTG
- the LOC106304249 gene encoding uncharacterized protein LOC106304249 gives rise to the protein MLFWLLIISCVWVRASWCLHPSGVEKKPKSSTTSTGDLGIGLEQLHLMSKVKNIASLQLYGEEQASVISSKQLHHRTQFITMPVRIRSQIRRLCPFRVSALSLLP